A genomic region of Stigmatopora nigra isolate UIUO_SnigA chromosome 16, RoL_Snig_1.1, whole genome shotgun sequence contains the following coding sequences:
- the spag6 gene encoding sperm-associated antigen 6 isoform X2 — protein sequence MLDVVPGIQQKAALALGRLAVHNADLADNLVKEDILPQLIRSLTIQNRLYKKAAAFVLRAVSKHSPELAQAVVASGGVDALVLCLEDFDPGVKEAAALALGFIARHNDALSQSIVDAGAVPMLVLCLLEPEIALKRTAASVLSDISKHTPELAQIVVEAGAIAHLAQMILNQDTKLRRQVFSALGQISKHSVCLAEMVIEADVFPAAMMCLRDPDECVKNNVTILMREVVKHTPELSQVIVNCGGTSEVITYLGECRGSLRLPGIMMLGYVAAHSENLAMAVILSQGLLQLALCLSEETQHHIKAVTAWCIGQIGHHTPVHAKAVATANLLPKLLQLYMDANSSEDLQNKSKKALKMILQKCTFLPALESLLNDAPSNIIKHVVCQFSKVLPNDSQARRQFVTSGGLKKVQEIQAEPGSVLQEHINSINSCFPEEIVRYYSPGYSEVLLERLENFKIS from the exons ATGCTGGATGTGGTTCCTGGAATCCAGCAGAAAGCAGCATTGGCGCTGGGCCGCCTGGCGGTCCACAACGCCGACCTGGCAGACAATTTGGTGAAGGAGGACATCTTGCCGCAGTTGATCCGCTCTCTAACCATACAGAAT AGATTGTATAAGAAAGCAGCAGCGTTCGTGCTGCGTGCCGTGTCCAAACACTCTCCTGAGCTTGCTCAAGCTGTGGTAGCAAGCGGGGGGGTGGATGCACTGGTTCTCTGTCTCGAGGACTTTGACCCCGGTGTGAAAGAAGCAGCTGCCTTAGCTCTTGGTTTTATTGCACGGCATAATGATG CCTTGTCCCAGTCCATTGTGGATGCAGGTGCTGTCCCCATGCTGGTGTTGTGTCTCTTGGAGCCCGAAATTGCCCTCAAACGCACTGCAGCCTCGGTGCTAAGTGACATCTCTAAACACACGCCCGAACTGGCCCAAATTGTTGTAGAAGCGGGTGCTATTGCACATCTGGCGCAGATGATcctcaaccaagacaccaaacTCAGG CGGCAGGTCTTCTCTGCTTTAGGTCAGATCAGCAAACACTCAGTCTGCCTTGCCGAAATGGTGATTGAAGCAGACGTCTTCCCCGCGGCCATGATGTGCCTTCGCGATCCTGACGAGTGTGTAAAAAATAACGTCACTATTCTGATGAGAGAGGTGGTCAAACATACTCCTGAG CTTTCCCAAGTAATAGTAAACTGTGGTGGTACGTCGGAAGTGATTACTTACCTTGGCGAATGCCGTGGAAGTCTAAGGTTACCAGGGATTATGATGTTGGGATATGTGGCAGCGCACAGCGAGAACTTGGCCATGGCTGTCATTCTCTCTCAG GGCTTGCTTCAACTGGCGCTCTGTTTATCCGAGGAGACGCAACATCACATTAAGGCCGTCACAGCCTGGTGCATAGGCCAGATAGGACATCATACGCCTGTGCACGCCAAGGCTGTTGCCACTGCCAATTTGCTGCCAAAGTTATTGCAACTCTACATGGATGCCAACAGCTCAGAAGACCTGCAGAACAAA AGTAAAAAGGCCCTCAAGATGATCTTACAAAAGTGTACCTTCCTTCCGGCGCTTGAATCACTCCTCAACGATGCTCCGAGTAATATCATCAAACATGTCGTCTGCCAGTTCAGCAAG GTGTTGCCTAATGACAGTCAGGCTCGCCGCCAGTTTGTAACCAGCGGAGGATTAAAGAAAGTGCAAGAGATCCAAGCAGAGCCGGGATCTGTCCTGCAGGAACACATTAATTCAATTAACAGCTGCTTCCCAGAGGAGATAGTCAG GTACTACTCCCCTGGCTACTCAGAGGTGCTGTTGGAGCGCTTAGAGAACTTTAAGATCTCCTGA
- the spag6 gene encoding sperm-associated antigen 6 isoform X1: MTQRQIVQVFEQYNKSRMQFVQTIADLADRPQNIEILQRAGVMSMLRPLMLDVVPGIQQKAALALGRLAVHNADLADNLVKEDILPQLIRSLTIQNRLYKKAAAFVLRAVSKHSPELAQAVVASGGVDALVLCLEDFDPGVKEAAALALGFIARHNDALSQSIVDAGAVPMLVLCLLEPEIALKRTAASVLSDISKHTPELAQIVVEAGAIAHLAQMILNQDTKLRRQVFSALGQISKHSVCLAEMVIEADVFPAAMMCLRDPDECVKNNVTILMREVVKHTPELSQVIVNCGGTSEVITYLGECRGSLRLPGIMMLGYVAAHSENLAMAVILSQGLLQLALCLSEETQHHIKAVTAWCIGQIGHHTPVHAKAVATANLLPKLLQLYMDANSSEDLQNKSKKALKMILQKCTFLPALESLLNDAPSNIIKHVVCQFSKVLPNDSQARRQFVTSGGLKKVQEIQAEPGSVLQEHINSINSCFPEEIVRYYSPGYSEVLLERLENFKIS; this comes from the exons ATGACTCAAAGGCAAATCGTCCAAG TCTTTGAGCAGTACAATAAATCCAGAATGCAGTTTGTGCAAACAATTGCCGATCTGGCGGACCGGCCGCAAAATATCGAAATACTCCAGAGAGCAG GTGTCATGTCTATGTTGAGGCCCCTGATGCTGGATGTGGTTCCTGGAATCCAGCAGAAAGCAGCATTGGCGCTGGGCCGCCTGGCGGTCCACAACGCCGACCTGGCAGACAATTTGGTGAAGGAGGACATCTTGCCGCAGTTGATCCGCTCTCTAACCATACAGAAT AGATTGTATAAGAAAGCAGCAGCGTTCGTGCTGCGTGCCGTGTCCAAACACTCTCCTGAGCTTGCTCAAGCTGTGGTAGCAAGCGGGGGGGTGGATGCACTGGTTCTCTGTCTCGAGGACTTTGACCCCGGTGTGAAAGAAGCAGCTGCCTTAGCTCTTGGTTTTATTGCACGGCATAATGATG CCTTGTCCCAGTCCATTGTGGATGCAGGTGCTGTCCCCATGCTGGTGTTGTGTCTCTTGGAGCCCGAAATTGCCCTCAAACGCACTGCAGCCTCGGTGCTAAGTGACATCTCTAAACACACGCCCGAACTGGCCCAAATTGTTGTAGAAGCGGGTGCTATTGCACATCTGGCGCAGATGATcctcaaccaagacaccaaacTCAGG CGGCAGGTCTTCTCTGCTTTAGGTCAGATCAGCAAACACTCAGTCTGCCTTGCCGAAATGGTGATTGAAGCAGACGTCTTCCCCGCGGCCATGATGTGCCTTCGCGATCCTGACGAGTGTGTAAAAAATAACGTCACTATTCTGATGAGAGAGGTGGTCAAACATACTCCTGAG CTTTCCCAAGTAATAGTAAACTGTGGTGGTACGTCGGAAGTGATTACTTACCTTGGCGAATGCCGTGGAAGTCTAAGGTTACCAGGGATTATGATGTTGGGATATGTGGCAGCGCACAGCGAGAACTTGGCCATGGCTGTCATTCTCTCTCAG GGCTTGCTTCAACTGGCGCTCTGTTTATCCGAGGAGACGCAACATCACATTAAGGCCGTCACAGCCTGGTGCATAGGCCAGATAGGACATCATACGCCTGTGCACGCCAAGGCTGTTGCCACTGCCAATTTGCTGCCAAAGTTATTGCAACTCTACATGGATGCCAACAGCTCAGAAGACCTGCAGAACAAA AGTAAAAAGGCCCTCAAGATGATCTTACAAAAGTGTACCTTCCTTCCGGCGCTTGAATCACTCCTCAACGATGCTCCGAGTAATATCATCAAACATGTCGTCTGCCAGTTCAGCAAG GTGTTGCCTAATGACAGTCAGGCTCGCCGCCAGTTTGTAACCAGCGGAGGATTAAAGAAAGTGCAAGAGATCCAAGCAGAGCCGGGATCTGTCCTGCAGGAACACATTAATTCAATTAACAGCTGCTTCCCAGAGGAGATAGTCAG GTACTACTCCCCTGGCTACTCAGAGGTGCTGTTGGAGCGCTTAGAGAACTTTAAGATCTCCTGA